From a single Paenibacillus sp. FSL W8-0426 genomic region:
- a CDS encoding DUF4038 domain-containing protein has translation MTITVAANGRTLEKHGKPMFYLADTVWSAFTNATLEEWEEYLDYRKMQGFNVLQMNVLRQWDASGSDLNWEPFHLQEDGSYDYAALNEAYFDRAEQMVRMAAERGFTPALVLLWCNYVPDTWATPLQKNAKMPIAAVEPYVTHVVQRFSKYDPIYLVSGDTDFPSDEANAYYLAALEIVKRISPASVTTLHIQGRLREIPEVFTEHEGLDFYMYQSGHNSEFQYMAHEIAEHFYNKTPVRPVINGEPCYEQISYSRNVYGRYSAADARKAAWQSLLAGGGAGVTYGAHGIWSWHKKGKSFGIVEGEGFDSPYDWRSALRFEGAWDYSFIKYLFENYGLVGLQPLDIVQNKTREIRAAGNENTVVLYVPVNTKVKLDFPVEEYDFTTIDLVNRRFAQTDAVRENGYGVLPMHAFEHDVVIVGTRK, from the coding sequence ATGACGATAACGGTTGCTGCAAACGGAAGAACGCTGGAGAAGCATGGCAAACCGATGTTTTACCTGGCGGATACGGTCTGGAGCGCGTTTACGAACGCTACGCTGGAAGAGTGGGAGGAATACCTGGATTATCGCAAAATGCAGGGATTCAACGTGCTGCAGATGAACGTGCTTCGTCAATGGGACGCCAGCGGATCGGATCTCAATTGGGAACCCTTTCATTTACAAGAAGATGGATCTTACGACTATGCGGCACTGAACGAGGCGTATTTCGACCGTGCCGAACAAATGGTGCGCATGGCCGCGGAGAGAGGATTCACGCCTGCGCTTGTCCTGTTGTGGTGCAACTATGTGCCGGATACATGGGCTACGCCGTTGCAGAAAAATGCCAAGATGCCGATCGCAGCGGTTGAACCGTATGTCACCCATGTCGTGCAGCGTTTCTCGAAGTATGACCCGATCTATCTGGTGAGCGGCGACACGGATTTTCCTTCCGATGAGGCGAACGCGTATTATCTGGCCGCATTGGAAATCGTGAAACGCATTAGCCCGGCAAGCGTGACGACGCTCCACATTCAGGGAAGGCTGCGGGAGATTCCCGAAGTGTTCACGGAGCATGAGGGACTTGACTTTTATATGTACCAATCGGGTCATAACTCGGAGTTCCAATACATGGCTCACGAAATTGCAGAGCATTTCTATAATAAAACGCCTGTTCGTCCTGTCATTAACGGCGAGCCGTGCTACGAGCAAATCAGTTACAGCCGCAACGTGTACGGACGTTATTCTGCCGCGGATGCACGCAAAGCTGCATGGCAAAGCTTGCTGGCTGGCGGAGGAGCCGGAGTGACGTACGGAGCGCATGGCATCTGGAGCTGGCACAAAAAAGGAAAATCGTTCGGCATCGTGGAGGGAGAAGGTTTCGACAGCCCTTACGATTGGAGATCGGCTCTGCGTTTTGAGGGAGCATGGGATTATTCCTTCATTAAGTACCTGTTCGAAAACTATGGCCTGGTAGGCTTGCAACCGCTGGACATCGTGCAGAACAAGACGCGCGAAATTCGCGCTGCTGGCAACGAAAATACCGTGGTGCTGTACGTGCCGGTGAACACGAAAGTAAAGCTCGACTTCCCGGTGGAAGAGTACGACTTCACGACAATCGATTTGGTGAACCGTCGTTTCGCCCAAACGGATGCCGTGCGCGAGAACGGATACGGCGTATTGCCGATGCATGCTTTCGAGCATGACGTCGTCATTGTGGGTACACGGAAGTAA
- the eutH gene encoding ethanolamine utilization protein EutH, translating to MSINDLVMIVIAFFLVLGAADKAFGNRWGLGNAFTEGIMAMGTLALVMVGIVSLAPFLASLLVPLISPLYEAIGADPASFANTILAVDMGGYALAGQMAQSEQAALFSWVLLGTMFGPTLVFTIPVALGIVEKKDHPYFAKGILIGISTIPIGCLAGGLTAGIDIMIILKNLMIPVMLSIFIMLGLRFFTNQTVRLFKIFGSGITLLSLIGLVAIAVKTLTGWELVPDMAPFSEGIMTVGTIAIVLAGAFPMVEVINRTCKAPLERAGKWFNLDASTTAGLVAALAHNIPTFRLVKDMNSRGKVVSIAFAVSGSFVLGGHLGFVAGMNKEMVTAMIVGKLAGGISAAMAASFSMKANQKMGVKIR from the coding sequence ATGTCCATCAATGATTTAGTCATGATTGTCATTGCCTTTTTTCTGGTACTGGGAGCTGCGGACAAAGCGTTCGGGAACCGATGGGGACTCGGAAACGCGTTCACGGAAGGCATCATGGCGATGGGCACGTTGGCACTGGTTATGGTAGGGATCGTTTCATTGGCTCCCTTCCTGGCCAGCCTGCTGGTTCCGTTGATTTCTCCCCTGTATGAAGCCATCGGTGCCGACCCTGCCTCCTTTGCCAATACGATTTTGGCCGTCGATATGGGCGGTTATGCGCTGGCAGGACAGATGGCCCAGAGTGAGCAGGCGGCCCTGTTTTCGTGGGTGCTGCTGGGTACGATGTTTGGCCCGACACTGGTATTTACGATTCCGGTTGCGCTGGGCATTGTGGAGAAAAAGGACCATCCGTACTTTGCCAAAGGCATTCTGATTGGCATCAGCACCATTCCCATCGGCTGTTTGGCCGGCGGATTGACGGCCGGCATCGACATCATGATCATTTTGAAAAACCTGATGATTCCGGTGATGTTGTCCATATTCATTATGCTGGGTCTGCGCTTTTTCACCAATCAGACGGTAAGGTTGTTTAAGATATTTGGAAGCGGTATCACCTTGTTGTCCCTGATCGGGCTGGTGGCGATCGCCGTCAAAACGCTGACCGGTTGGGAGCTGGTTCCCGACATGGCGCCTTTTTCCGAAGGCATTATGACCGTAGGCACGATCGCAATCGTGCTCGCAGGCGCATTCCCGATGGTGGAGGTCATCAACCGGACCTGTAAAGCTCCATTGGAGCGGGCAGGCAAATGGTTTAATCTGGATGCTTCAACGACGGCCGGGCTTGTCGCCGCGCTTGCGCATAACATCCCGACGTTCCGCCTGGTCAAGGACATGAACTCGCGCGGCAAAGTCGTCAGCATCGCTTTTGCGGTCAGCGGCTCATTCGTTCTGGGGGGACACCTTGGATTTGTGGCGGGGATGAACAAAGAGATGGTCACCGCCATGATCGTTGGCAAGCTGGCCGGAGGCATCAGCGCCGCGATGGCTGCATCGTTTTCCATGAAAGCGAATCAAAAAATGGGAGTAAAAATCAGGTAA
- a CDS encoding exodeoxyribonuclease III codes for MKLVSWNVNGLRACVNKGFVDYYNEVQADIFCVQETKLQEGQIELDLGEDVHQYWNYAIKKGYSGTAVFTRIEPLSVRYGMEEDSEPEGRMLTLEFEAFYLINVYTPNAKRDLSRLPYRLEWEDRFRAYILELEQRKPVVVCGDLNVAHQEIDLKNPKSNQGNSGFTLEERGKMTDLLAAGYVDSFRHLYPDRTDVYSWWSYMPKVRERNVGWRIDYFLVSGKLLPLVEDARIDCHVMGSDHCPVGLNLRL; via the coding sequence ATGAAATTGGTATCATGGAACGTCAATGGCCTGCGGGCTTGCGTCAATAAAGGATTCGTAGATTATTACAACGAGGTTCAAGCAGACATTTTTTGCGTCCAGGAGACGAAGCTGCAAGAAGGTCAAATTGAGCTGGACCTGGGTGAGGATGTCCATCAATATTGGAACTATGCCATCAAAAAAGGATATTCCGGCACGGCCGTGTTCACCCGGATTGAACCGCTCTCCGTCCGTTACGGCATGGAAGAAGACAGCGAGCCGGAAGGACGGATGCTTACGCTGGAATTCGAGGCATTTTACCTGATCAACGTGTATACGCCCAATGCCAAGCGCGATCTGAGCCGCCTGCCTTATCGATTGGAGTGGGAGGATCGTTTTCGGGCGTACATTCTGGAATTGGAACAGCGCAAACCGGTCGTCGTGTGCGGCGATTTGAACGTGGCCCATCAGGAGATCGATCTGAAAAATCCGAAGTCTAACCAGGGCAACTCCGGTTTTACGCTGGAGGAGCGCGGCAAGATGACCGATTTGCTGGCAGCGGGATACGTGGACAGTTTCCGCCATTTGTATCCGGATCGTACGGATGTGTACAGCTGGTGGTCGTACATGCCGAAGGTGCGAGAGCGCAACGTGGGATGGCGTATCGATTATTTCCTGGTATCGGGCAAACTGCTGCCGTTGGTTGAAGATGCCCGGATCGACTGCCACGTTATGGGCAGCGATCATTGCCCGGTAGGTTTGAATCTTCGACTATAA
- a CDS encoding pentapeptide repeat-containing protein — MLNIRSATSGNPHLASDCEQCFGLCCVALPYGKSSDFAFDKPGGTPCTNLGQDYRCGIHDRLRQKGFKGCTVYDCFGAGQKLSQETYAGKDWRQHPELAAEMFDCLPVLKQIHEMLSYVREMLQLQDTRSIHAELQHAYEETEKLANLEPAAMLRLDLPAHRSVVNDLLLQASEMVRAKAYSDAGAGGHRSGSGKTKRKKLSGWDFLGAKLKGADLRGTSFRGAIMIAADLRNADMRRTDLIGADLRDADLSHADLRESIFLTQSQINSAKGSRETKLPTHLKHPEHWLKSS; from the coding sequence TTGTTGAATATCCGTTCCGCTACGAGCGGCAATCCGCATTTGGCGTCCGATTGCGAGCAATGTTTCGGCTTGTGCTGCGTGGCGCTGCCCTATGGCAAATCCTCCGATTTCGCCTTTGACAAACCGGGCGGCACGCCCTGCACCAATCTGGGACAGGATTATCGCTGCGGCATCCATGACCGGCTTCGGCAGAAAGGCTTCAAAGGATGTACGGTCTATGATTGCTTTGGCGCCGGGCAGAAGTTATCCCAAGAGACATACGCAGGCAAGGACTGGAGACAACATCCGGAACTGGCTGCGGAGATGTTCGACTGCCTGCCGGTCCTGAAACAGATTCACGAGATGCTCAGTTACGTGCGGGAAATGCTTCAGCTTCAGGACACCCGATCTATTCATGCCGAGCTGCAGCACGCTTATGAAGAAACAGAGAAGCTGGCCAACCTGGAGCCTGCCGCAATGCTGCGGCTGGACCTGCCTGCCCATCGCTCTGTCGTGAACGACCTGCTGCTGCAAGCCAGCGAAATGGTCCGTGCCAAAGCCTATTCCGATGCAGGCGCAGGTGGTCATCGCTCGGGCTCCGGGAAAACCAAACGCAAAAAGCTCTCCGGTTGGGATTTCCTCGGTGCCAAGCTGAAGGGCGCCGACCTTCGCGGGACCAGCTTCCGCGGTGCAATTATGATCGCGGCGGATCTGCGAAATGCCGACATGCGAAGAACAGACCTGATCGGCGCGGATTTGCGCGATGCCGACCTGAGTCATGCCGATTTGCGGGAGAGCATTTTCCTTACCCAATCCCAGATCAATTCGGCCAAAGGCAGCCGGGAAACCAAGCTGCCGACACATCTGAAACACCCTGAACACTGGCTGAAGAGCAGCTAG
- a CDS encoding diaminopimelate dehydrogenase, producing MVRVGIVGYGNLGKGVEKAIAQNPDMELIAVFTRRNPEQMVAEGPAVHFEHISAAEQYIGKIDVMILCGGSATDLPEQTPVIARLFNTVDSFDTHAKIPEFYDAVNAAAEQGGHVSVISTGWDPGLFSMNRLLAQSILPEGKEYTFWGKGVSQGHSDAIRRVPGVKAGVQYTVPVEEVIDRIRAGETPELATREKHLRQCFVVAEEGANHDEIRETIVSMPNYFADYDTTVTFISEEELKSEHAGMPHGGFVIRSGVTGAGSKQIIEFGLKLDSNPEFTASVLVAYARAAHRLSGEGHKGAKTVFDIPLGHLSPKSADELRRDLL from the coding sequence ATGGTAAGAGTAGGGATTGTAGGTTATGGAAACCTGGGTAAAGGCGTCGAGAAAGCCATCGCGCAAAACCCGGACATGGAGCTTATCGCAGTATTTACACGCCGTAACCCGGAACAAATGGTTGCCGAGGGTCCGGCTGTTCACTTCGAACATATCTCCGCAGCCGAGCAATACATCGGAAAAATCGATGTCATGATTCTGTGCGGCGGTTCCGCTACCGATCTTCCGGAGCAAACACCTGTCATTGCGCGTCTGTTCAATACGGTGGACAGCTTTGATACGCATGCCAAAATCCCTGAGTTCTATGACGCTGTAAACGCGGCAGCAGAGCAAGGCGGACATGTCAGCGTGATTTCTACGGGTTGGGACCCGGGCTTGTTCTCCATGAACCGCCTGTTGGCACAATCCATTTTGCCTGAAGGCAAAGAGTATACGTTCTGGGGCAAAGGCGTAAGCCAAGGACACTCCGATGCGATCCGACGCGTACCTGGCGTCAAAGCCGGCGTGCAATACACCGTTCCGGTAGAAGAAGTCATCGATCGCATTCGCGCAGGCGAAACGCCTGAGCTTGCTACGCGCGAGAAACATTTGAGACAATGTTTCGTCGTAGCCGAAGAAGGCGCGAACCACGACGAGATTCGTGAAACGATCGTTTCGATGCCGAACTATTTTGCCGATTACGATACAACGGTAACGTTCATTTCCGAAGAAGAATTGAAATCCGAGCATGCAGGCATGCCGCACGGCGGTTTCGTTATTCGCAGCGGAGTTACAGGAGCAGGCTCGAAGCAAATCATCGAGTTTGGCCTGAAGCTGGACAGCAATCCCGAATTCACGGCCAGCGTACTGGTTGCATATGCGAGAGCGGCACATCGTTTGAGCGGCGAAGGACACAAGGGAGCCAAAACGGTATTTGACATTCCGCTGGGCCACCTGTCCCCGAAATCTGCGGACGAGCTTCGTCGCGACTTGCTGTAA
- a CDS encoding VOC family protein: MSAIGPDFISLQVSNLEGSAEFYQNYLGLVRSQAGPPHAVVFETKPIAFALRDLIPGIELGSSTRPGLGVALWLHAPDTQEIHDKLVAAGVKITSAPIDGPFGRTFTFADPDGYLVTLHSKA; the protein is encoded by the coding sequence ATGTCAGCAATTGGACCCGACTTCATTTCACTTCAAGTGAGTAATCTTGAAGGCTCTGCGGAATTCTATCAAAACTATCTCGGACTGGTCCGCTCACAGGCGGGACCACCTCATGCTGTGGTTTTTGAAACAAAGCCTATTGCATTTGCTCTTCGTGATCTAATACCAGGAATTGAACTCGGCTCAAGTACTCGGCCTGGACTTGGTGTCGCTCTTTGGCTTCATGCCCCTGATACGCAAGAAATCCATGATAAACTTGTTGCAGCAGGTGTAAAGATTACATCTGCACCAATAGATGGACCATTCGGGCGAACCTTTACATTTGCCGACCCAGACGGTTATCTAGTTACTCTTCACAGTAAAGCCTGA
- a CDS encoding Gfo/Idh/MocA family oxidoreductase, whose translation MWKIGIVGTGYWSEKHIKAWQFIADAEIAGICDRNEATLNDKADRFDLSANIRYTDVEAMLEQADIDVLDIITPPETHLELVKLAAAAGKHIMCQKPFARSIEEAQEMVRIAEEAGVRLMVTENWRWLQPFQLIKQLLVDGAAGQLNTIRYIHTDYYSPRFAPENELPQPFFRDMPRLLFYEMGVHWFDTWRFLFGEPERLYAETRKVSSHTVGEDSGMVMLGYSDYVGLMDMSWATRRELSEPLPDRVLPDHKEQLIIEGDKATIKLYHTGRLTLIDNAGVETVVAEHTELNYEDSHRKLQSHFIDCLNTGEEFQTSGVDNLRTLQLVFDTYDSAATHQVKLYEEA comes from the coding sequence ATGTGGAAAATCGGTATCGTAGGTACGGGATACTGGTCGGAAAAACACATTAAGGCTTGGCAGTTCATTGCCGATGCCGAAATTGCGGGGATTTGCGACAGAAATGAAGCGACCTTGAATGACAAGGCGGATCGTTTCGATCTCTCCGCAAACATCCGTTATACGGATGTGGAAGCGATGCTGGAGCAGGCCGACATCGACGTGCTTGATATTATTACGCCGCCGGAAACACATCTGGAGCTGGTGAAGCTGGCAGCGGCGGCAGGCAAACATATCATGTGCCAGAAGCCGTTTGCCCGTTCAATCGAGGAAGCGCAGGAGATGGTACGCATTGCCGAGGAAGCTGGCGTACGCCTGATGGTTACCGAGAACTGGCGCTGGCTGCAACCATTCCAGCTGATCAAACAATTGCTGGTGGATGGAGCGGCAGGGCAGTTGAATACGATCCGGTATATTCATACCGATTATTACTCGCCGCGATTTGCACCCGAGAACGAACTGCCTCAGCCATTCTTCAGGGATATGCCTCGTCTGCTGTTCTACGAGATGGGCGTGCATTGGTTCGATACTTGGCGGTTCCTGTTCGGCGAGCCGGAGCGCTTGTATGCCGAAACGAGAAAGGTCAGCAGCCACACGGTCGGCGAGGACAGCGGCATGGTGATGCTTGGCTATTCCGATTATGTCGGCTTGATGGATATGAGCTGGGCGACGCGCCGCGAACTGAGCGAACCTCTGCCGGATCGGGTCCTGCCGGATCATAAAGAACAGCTGATCATCGAAGGCGACAAAGCAACGATCAAATTGTACCATACCGGTCGCTTGACCTTGATCGACAATGCCGGCGTGGAAACGGTGGTCGCCGAGCATACGGAATTGAACTATGAGGACAGCCATCGCAAGCTGCAGTCCCATTTCATTGATTGCCTGAACACGGGCGAGGAATTCCAGACCAGCGGGGTGGATAATCTCCGGACCCTGCAGCTGGTGTTCGATACGTATGACAGTGCAGCCACCCATCAGGTGAAGCTGTATGAAGAGGCTTAA
- a CDS encoding LacI family DNA-binding transcriptional regulator: MKIDDIARLAGVSKAAVSLAFNNKPGVSEQTREHILDIAQAHGYKPRTIKTGRESHKSHANAIIRFVACKNTDIVTEHYDTLPFFNELIHHITDQVKQHGSTLVISSIDVNDLEQELPNLEKDQPTAGLLVLGTNLTPPMIERIQDIHRNVVILDTCFDHLDANFVSINNSLGGYQAGKHLIGLGHRRIGYVKSRARISNFTKREEGFMAALAEQQLKVDDALTFEFEPMMVMPQDRFQQSIRELKELPSAIFCENDYMAISVVKSLQNVGLRVPEDISVMGFDNIFEAKVISPELTTVHVKKDALAQTAVRLMMDPLNQTANVASRAHICVNTEVVERRSCARVSR, encoded by the coding sequence TTGAAAATCGATGATATCGCGAGGCTTGCTGGCGTTTCCAAAGCAGCTGTGTCTCTTGCCTTTAACAATAAACCGGGTGTAAGCGAACAGACCCGCGAACATATACTGGACATTGCCCAGGCCCATGGCTACAAACCAAGAACGATCAAGACTGGCAGGGAGTCCCATAAATCGCATGCCAATGCTATTATTCGTTTCGTTGCCTGCAAAAATACAGATATCGTCACCGAGCATTACGATACGCTTCCGTTTTTTAACGAATTGATCCACCACATTACGGATCAGGTCAAACAGCATGGCAGCACGCTCGTCATCTCTTCGATTGACGTAAACGACCTGGAACAGGAGCTGCCTAATCTGGAAAAGGATCAGCCTACCGCCGGCCTGTTGGTGCTGGGAACCAACTTGACACCGCCCATGATTGAACGGATTCAAGACATCCACCGAAATGTCGTCATTCTGGATACGTGTTTCGATCATTTGGATGCCAACTTTGTCTCCATCAACAACTCGCTTGGGGGATACCAGGCGGGCAAACATCTGATTGGATTGGGCCATCGCCGCATCGGTTATGTGAAATCCCGAGCTCGCATTTCCAATTTCACGAAACGGGAGGAAGGCTTCATGGCCGCGCTTGCCGAGCAGCAATTGAAGGTCGACGACGCGTTGACTTTCGAATTCGAACCGATGATGGTCATGCCGCAGGACCGGTTCCAGCAGTCCATCCGGGAGCTGAAGGAGCTGCCGAGCGCGATTTTCTGCGAAAACGACTACATGGCGATCAGCGTCGTCAAATCGCTGCAAAACGTGGGGCTTCGCGTCCCTGAGGACATTTCGGTCATGGGCTTCGACAACATCTTCGAGGCCAAAGTGATCAGCCCCGAACTGACGACCGTGCATGTCAAGAAAGACGCTTTGGCGCAAACCGCCGTAAGGCTGATGATGGACCCTCTGAATCAGACGGCCAATGTCGCGAGCAGAGCCCATATTTGCGTGAATACCGAAGTGGTCGAGCGCCGCTCGTGTGCCCGAGTAAGCCGTTAA
- a CDS encoding beta-glucoside-specific PTS transporter subunit IIABC produces MNHGKTAKEILDAVGGNDNINNVVHCVTRLRFNLKDMKSPNKEEIKNIDGVLTVVESGGQFQVVIGNEVPKVYEALVQQMGGTNSMAANADSEAAGEKKGLFSRFVDVISGVFMPVVGVLSAAGILKGLLALFVTLGWLTEEMSTYKILFATADALFYFFPILLGFSAGKKFGGNPFISATIGATLVYPTMTAAFTDGTAMTFLTIPVVLINYTSSVIPIIIAAYIAAVFEKWVTKISPSSIKMFFVPLATLAIVTPVVFLAVGPVATLISDFLAKGAMWVYEVSPVVAGLVLAGIWQTVIIFGLHWAFIPILLNNIVTNGFDPINGMLFCTTFAQTGAAFAVAIKTRDKRLKPIAMSSTIAGLMGVTEPAIYGVTLPTKKPFIMASIASAIAGAVAGVLGSTAYGFAGGGVFGIPLFINPKGMDSGFVGFLLSLVVAFVAAFILTYIFGYKNAPAAASASNASAEGSSSKSESASAASSHTASAVQTTTGTNEVKIVYSPLEGKLIPLTEVGDEAFSSGAMGQGAAVVPAKGVAYAPFDGVIVTMFKTKHAIGILSEDGVEILIHVGINTVSLKGQHFTSFVKDGDTVRQGDKLVEFDLDAIAAAGLDTTTSVIVSNTAMFTDIQAQSQGDIKPGDALMTVK; encoded by the coding sequence ATGAATCATGGCAAAACGGCCAAGGAAATTCTGGACGCCGTCGGAGGCAATGATAACATCAATAACGTCGTTCACTGCGTGACCCGGCTCCGGTTTAACCTGAAAGATATGAAAAGCCCGAACAAGGAAGAGATCAAAAACATCGACGGCGTACTTACGGTGGTGGAGAGCGGCGGTCAGTTCCAGGTAGTCATCGGCAATGAAGTGCCGAAAGTGTATGAAGCACTCGTACAGCAAATGGGCGGCACCAATTCGATGGCGGCAAATGCCGATTCGGAAGCAGCGGGTGAGAAAAAGGGGTTATTCAGCCGCTTCGTGGACGTCATCTCCGGCGTATTTATGCCTGTCGTAGGGGTGTTGTCCGCAGCAGGTATTTTAAAAGGATTGCTTGCTCTGTTCGTTACGCTCGGTTGGTTGACCGAAGAGATGAGCACGTACAAAATCCTGTTTGCGACGGCGGACGCGTTGTTCTACTTCTTCCCGATTTTGCTCGGCTTCTCTGCAGGTAAAAAATTCGGAGGTAATCCGTTCATTTCGGCAACGATCGGTGCGACTCTCGTTTATCCAACGATGACCGCTGCGTTTACGGACGGAACGGCCATGACGTTCCTGACGATCCCGGTTGTTCTGATCAACTATACGTCATCCGTCATTCCGATTATTATCGCCGCATACATTGCAGCTGTTTTCGAGAAATGGGTAACGAAAATTTCGCCCTCTTCCATTAAAATGTTCTTTGTCCCGCTGGCCACGCTGGCGATTGTTACGCCGGTGGTATTCCTGGCCGTAGGACCTGTAGCTACCTTGATTAGTGATTTCTTGGCCAAAGGGGCCATGTGGGTTTACGAAGTGAGCCCGGTTGTTGCAGGTCTGGTTCTTGCGGGGATCTGGCAAACGGTCATCATTTTTGGCTTGCACTGGGCATTCATTCCGATTCTACTCAACAACATCGTGACCAATGGATTTGATCCGATTAACGGCATGCTGTTCTGTACGACATTTGCACAAACAGGCGCGGCATTTGCGGTTGCGATCAAAACCCGTGACAAACGCCTGAAACCGATCGCGATGTCTTCCACGATTGCCGGACTGATGGGGGTTACGGAACCGGCGATCTATGGGGTTACCCTCCCGACCAAAAAACCTTTCATCATGGCTTCCATCGCCAGTGCAATCGCGGGAGCCGTTGCGGGTGTCCTGGGGTCGACGGCTTATGGATTTGCGGGCGGCGGAGTGTTCGGTATTCCGTTGTTTATCAATCCAAAAGGCATGGATAGCGGCTTTGTCGGCTTCCTGCTGTCACTGGTCGTAGCATTTGTGGCCGCTTTCATTCTGACTTATATCTTTGGTTACAAAAATGCTCCAGCAGCGGCGTCTGCATCGAATGCATCGGCTGAGGGTTCCAGCAGCAAATCGGAATCCGCTTCCGCTGCGTCAAGCCATACGGCTTCTGCAGTACAAACGACGACAGGTACCAACGAAGTTAAAATCGTATACAGCCCGCTCGAGGGTAAGCTTATTCCTTTGACCGAAGTCGGGGACGAGGCCTTCTCCAGCGGAGCCATGGGACAAGGTGCTGCAGTTGTGCCTGCCAAAGGCGTCGCATACGCTCCGTTCGACGGCGTCATCGTGACCATGTTCAAAACAAAACATGCCATCGGCATTCTGTCCGAAGACGGCGTGGAGATTCTGATTCACGTGGGCATTAACACCGTCAGCCTGAAAGGCCAACATTTCACCTCGTTCGTGAAAGACGGCGACACGGTGCGCCAGGGCGACAAACTGGTCGAATTCGACCTGGATGCCATCGCCGCAGCCGGATTGGATACCACCACTTCCGTCATCGTCTCCAATACGGCAATGTTCACCGATATTCAGGCTCAGTCTCAGGGCGACATTAAACCTGGCGATGCATTGATGACCGTGAAGTAA
- a CDS encoding alpha/beta hydrolase, whose protein sequence is MGKWLGRGLQLFGGFILTMGVLLVIGMIYEAHQSRQDLRDYIPPGKLYEVDGRNMHLYTTGTGKTTIVFASGWGTPNPYADFSPLYEGLRPYAKLAVYDRFGYGYSDYTDAPRDIDTMTREIHQLLKSAGHRPPFIMVGHSLGSLEVIRYAEMYPDEVAGIVMIDGGSPNYYCTEEMEMPEWYFDSARALIKTGVVRALLHSDEMTSQWVIDPGSVTEPMRKAATISTLKLAYNENMMEEMWNAQNNARRVLAERTEFSFPLTILTADPEDADDQSMAWRKDQADFAGWSGKGKQVFVPNADHGLHNSHPDVVVNEILRMLNIRGDSGI, encoded by the coding sequence ATGGGCAAATGGCTGGGAAGGGGTTTGCAGTTATTTGGCGGATTCATTTTGACCATGGGCGTTCTGCTCGTGATCGGCATGATCTATGAAGCTCATCAGTCGAGACAAGATCTGAGGGATTACATTCCGCCGGGAAAGCTGTACGAAGTCGACGGACGCAATATGCATTTGTACACGACAGGAACGGGTAAAACAACGATTGTTTTTGCTTCGGGCTGGGGAACGCCGAATCCTTATGCTGATTTCAGTCCGCTATACGAAGGGTTAAGACCGTATGCAAAGCTTGCGGTATATGACCGGTTCGGGTATGGCTACAGCGATTATACGGATGCGCCGCGCGACATCGATACGATGACCCGGGAGATTCACCAATTGCTGAAGTCGGCAGGACATCGTCCGCCGTTTATCATGGTGGGGCACTCCCTAGGGTCGCTGGAGGTGATTCGGTATGCGGAGATGTATCCGGATGAAGTCGCCGGCATCGTCATGATCGACGGAGGCAGTCCGAATTATTATTGCACCGAGGAGATGGAGATGCCCGAGTGGTATTTCGATTCGGCCCGCGCGTTGATCAAAACGGGCGTGGTCCGTGCATTGCTTCATTCCGACGAGATGACGAGCCAGTGGGTCATCGATCCCGGTTCGGTAACGGAACCGATGCGAAAGGCGGCGACCATCTCCACCTTGAAGCTTGCTTATAACGAAAACATGATGGAAGAAATGTGGAATGCCCAGAACAATGCAAGGCGCGTGCTGGCCGAGCGAACGGAGTTTTCGTTTCCGCTGACGATTCTGACGGCAGATCCCGAAGATGCGGACGATCAGAGTATGGCCTGGAGAAAGGATCAAGCCGATTTTGCCGGTTGGTCCGGAAAGGGCAAGCAAGTCTTTGTCCCGAATGCAGATCATGGCTTGCACAACAGCCATCCGGATGTGGTTGTAAACGAAATTTTGCGAATGCTGAATATACGCGGCGACAGCGGCATTTAA